The region TATGAGACCAGTGAGCCTGCCGCTGAGCCACGACCTGGGCCCGTTAAAATACCGTGTTCATAAGCATAATTCATAAAATCCCACACGATAAGGAAGTAATCACTAAAGCGCATATTTTCAATAATGTTCAGCTCATAATCTAAGCGTTCCTGGTATTGTTCCGTGATCACTTGAACTCTTTCTTGCAATCCTTTTTCGCAGAGAGTGCGCAAGTAGGTTGATGATGTAACAGGCCGGGGAACAGGATATTTTGGAATGGACATTACGCCTAGAGAAATTTCAAGCTCACATCGTCTTGCGATTTTTATACTTTCTTCTATTAAAAAATGCTGATCATGAAAGAGAGCTTCCATTTCATGAGGTGATTTGAAATAGTACTCGCTGCTCTCTTCTTGCATCTGTTCATCGCTATGTAGTTTCTCTCCGTCTCGAATAGCAGCTAAACAATCATACGCATCCCGATCTTCTTTTTTTAAATACTTCACTTGGTTCGTTGCAACGAGCGGGATATTTTCCTCAGCAGCAAGTTCCGTTAACTGCTGATTTATAAAAGCTTCATCCTGTCCGTGGCGCTGTATCGATATATACAAAGACTGCGAATATATTTTTTTAAAGAATTGAAGCACTCGCTTAGCATCTTGAAGTCTGTTTTCTGCTAGCAAGGTTTCAACTTCTCCCGTTACACCGGGTGTAATAGCAATCAACCCGCTGCTGTAATGCTGGAGCCATTTTTTATTTACACCGTGTTTCTCCTTGGTTTGAACTAAACTGCTTAGTTTTAATAGATTTTCATATCCCTTATCATTTTCCGCTAACAAAACTAAAGGATATGCTCGCTCGCTTTCTTCATGTTCTAAGATTGATAATGTGAGCCCAATAATCGGCTTGATCCCCGCTTTCACGCAGGCTTTATAAAAAGGAATGACTCCGTACATCACGTTTTCATCAGTCAAAGCAATCGCTTCATAGTTCATTTTCTTAGCTGTTTCTACAAGTTCATGAATACGAACGGAACTGCTTAGTAAGCTATAAGAACTTTGAAGCTGCAAGTGAACAAAAGGCACAGGACTTCCCACCTTTCTTTAATTCTTTATTCTCATTATAAATTTTGTTGCCAGCGTAGACAAATTACATAACTCTGAGCGTTTGTCCATATATATGTAGGAAGCGTGATTCATTGATAAAATAGTAAAGGAGGACGCGTCATGACAAAAGAGCCTTTTATGTCTCTTTTCATTTGGAGTTACTTCACTTCATTAGGTATTATTTTAGGCGGTTCATTAATTGGAGCATTTGCGGGGTTTTTAATTGGAAAATCTCCTTTATACGTCATGCATACTCTCAGCAACAGCTTAAAAATCTGGGCAATTGTCGGAGCCATTGGAGGAACATTTGATACGTTTTACAGCTTTGAGCGAGGACTCTTTGAAGGAGCCACAAAAGATGTATTCAAACAAATTCTTTTAATTCTATCCGCTATGGGAGGAGCTCAGACCGGGGCTCTTATCATTAAGTGGTTAACTCAGGAGCATTTTGTATGAGGGTACCCAGTGAGCGAATGTTCAAGCGCTCCGACTGGCAGCGTTTTTTTGCCGGTATTGTCATTGGAGCAATTGTCAGCTGGGGAGTGTTTTTAACGATTTATGGCGTTTCAAGAGATAGAGAGCTAGAAGAGGTTCGGATTGCTAATGATAAGCTAGAAAAAGCAAATTTGCAAATTAGCGCATGGCAAGAAGATGTAAAAGCATTAAACAAGGAAATGAAACAGCATTTGATTATTCAAAATGTGAAAGTAAAATTAGTAAATGGCAATCGTTATAAAGTAAATTCTGTGGTTGAATATAATATTCAAAAAAGCGTCGATGAAGAAGCGCAGCACTTAATTGCCCAAGATATTGAAAGTGCATACCGAAGCCGGGATATCTTAAAAAAAGCAATTGAAAATAAAAAATACGAATTCGATAAAACGGTTTATGAAGTTGAAGTTCATCAAATTTATTTTTATACAACGCTTTCGATTGAAGTTCGAATTAAAAAGATGGAAAAAGTACTATAAAAAGCCGCTGATTTAAAATCAACGGCTTATTTTACAGATTACTTCTGACTGCAAAGCTCTTCTAAATCAAGCAGTAAAGGCTCTACTTCTTCCCATGAATAAATGGAAGCGCCGGACGCAAGAGGATGACCTCCTCCGTTGTATTTTCTAGCAATTGTATTAATGACAAGCTCTTTTGAACGAAGGCGAACACGAATTTGATTTTCTTCCTCCACAAAAAACACCCACGTTTTCACTCCATCAATTTGTCCTAACGAACCGACTAGCTGAGAGGCATCAGCTGGTGTCACATCATATTTGCGAAGAATTTCATTTGGAATTTTCATATGAGCAACTCCTGCTGGAGACATCGTGAAGTTTTGCAGCACATATCCATGTAAATGAGCGACGTTTTCTTTTGTTTTGTATAACTGGTCATATACATCTTTAAAATTAAAACCATACTGAATCAATTCACTTGCATAGCAGAACGTTTTTGGCTTTGTATTTGGAAATAAAAATCGGCCCGTATCTCCGACGATACCACTGAAGATCAGCTTTGCTCCTTCATCATTAAGAGATAACCCCTTTTCTTTTCCTTCCAAGTAAAATTCATAAATCATTTCGCTTGTTGAAGAAGCAGACGTCTCAACCCAAAGCAAATCACCGTAAGGAGTTTGGTTTGGGTGGTGATCAATTTTAATGACCATTTTTCCATTTACATAGCGCTGATCTGATACTCGTGCTTCATTAGCCGTATCACAAACAATGACAAGCGCATCCTCATAGGTGGCATCAACGATATCATCCATACGGTATAAAAATTTTAATGACTCCGCTTCTTCTCCCGTTACGTATACCTTCTTCTCTGGAAAAGATGTTTTTAACAATTCCGCTAACCCGCACTGAGATCCGTATGCATCTGGATCTGGACGAATGTGCCGATGAATAATAATAGTGTCAAACTGCTTAATAGCTTCTAATATTTGTGCTTTCATTCTCTCTCTCCTGTCAATACTATTCTTATTTTATGTATGTACCACATGCACTTACATTTCCACAGCGCTGTATCCATATTATTTATTAAATCATATCTATTCTCTTTTTTAAAAGAAGAATCAATTAATAGTAGAATTTTCTGTCATCGACCTGTAAAATAATAGATACTACTGTAAACACTTTCAACACTACCGATTACTAGCATCTAGAAACATTACGGATAGAAATACACCGGACTGGAGGGGCGTTTGTGCCATTTTTTATGATTTTAATCGTTGTGTCCTTTGTTTTCTACATGTATTTAAAAGTAAAATACGTACGTTCGAAACGTCCAATGGAACGAAAGTGGATTTCCGCTAAATCGAGTATTTGTCTCGGCTCTTTTGTATTGTTTTTTGGGATCAACCAATGGTTTATTTACGAGACAAACCTTTCGCTTATCATTGGCATATTATTTGTATTATTCGGTTCAGGCAGCATATTAGCAGGTGTCAAATCTTACAAGCACTATCAGCCTTATGCGATAAAAGAAGCAGATCAAATGTAAAAGAAGCTGCAAAGCAGCTTCTTTTTTTATACTCTTTCTAATAACTGAGCCATCATCATCGCTTTCCCTACTACAACCCCAGCATTGTAGACTTCTACATCTAATTTAGCAAACTTCCGACCAAGTTCTAATAGCTTAGGACGAATTTCAATTACACTTTCAATTTGAACCGGCTTAATAAAATAAACGGTGATGTTTTCAATAACCAAATCACCTTTTTTATATAAGCGAAGAACACGATTGGCGGCTTCCGTCACAATAGTAGTGAAAACTCCGTATGAAATAGTCCCCATATAATTCGTCATCTGCGGCGTTACTTCACAGCGATACACCGGTGCTTCTTTTGTCTCTTGTACGTCCATAAATTGATTTGTTACAATGTCGTCAATGGTTTCTCCTACCTGCGGTTGACGCTGAATCATTTGCAGCGCCTTTAAGACGTCTTGACGGCTGATAATGCCCTCTAGTCGGTGGTAATCATCCACTACAGGCAGCACTTCAATCCCTTCCCATACCATCATATGTGCAGAAGAAGCGACCGATGTTTTCCCGTGAACTGTCATCGGATTTTTCGTCATGACTTTTTCGATCGAAGTAGAAAGGTCATATCCAATAACATCTTTTGATGTGACCATACCATGAACTTTCATATGCTGATCCACTACAGGAAAACGACTGTGATGGGTCTTATCGTTACACTCATGCCATTTTTCAATTGTATCGGTTAACTGCAAGCTAACCGCTTCAGAGACGGGTGTTAAAATATCCTCTACAAGCACAATTTCTTTTTTTATCAGTTGATCATAAATAGCACGATTAATCATCGTTGCAACTGTAAACGTATCATAGCTCGTTGAAATAATAGGAAGCTTAAGATCATCCGCCAGCTTTTTGACCCATTCTTCCGTATCAAAGCCGCCTGTAATTAACACGGCTGCTCCTGCTTCAAGAGCTAATTCATGAGCGTTTACTCGATTCCCTACGATAAGAAGGTTTCCAGCCTCGGTATATCTCATCATAGCTTCAAGCTTCATCGCTCCAATAACAAACTTATTTAACGTTTTATGCAAGCCTTCACGTCCGCCCAGCACTTGTCCATCCACGATGTTTACTACTTCAGCAAACGTGAGCTTTTCAATGTTTTCTTTCTTCTTTCGCTCAATTCGAATGGTCCCAACTCGTTCAATCGTTGAAACATATCCTTTATTTTCTGCGTCTTTTATTGCTCGGTACGCCGTGCCTTCACTGACATTCAGTTCTTTGGCAATTTGGCGCACTGAAATTTTTTCACCAATTGGAAGCGAATCAATATACTGTAAAATTTGCTCATGTTTTGTCGCCACGTGTACTTCACCCTTCTAAAACGTTTTTACGTTTCATATGTCTTTTCTTTTATTATACGGGGGAAGTGAAATGGATTCAATCTAACCTCTTTGACGCAAAGGCTTTCTCGTACTATTTTTTTGAATACCGGTCTTTTTCCGACGCGGTGCATAAAGTAGTGATGACAAATTTCCTCCGGCTACAAAAAGAGCAAAGGTAAGCCAGCTTATACTAAAAATCCCTTGCAAACTCGAAGTTGTTAACACTAAGTGCGGCATTGCATAGTAAAGCATCACTCCGCATAGTAAAAGCGATAAAATAACTCGATTTTTTTCCATAACTCTCCCTCCTTATTATTACTATCGTATGCAGGGGAGTAAAAAAAGCAGAACGTTTCTTTACAAATAAAAAACACGATGCAGCTGCACCGTGTTCTCTTCTTTATGACTAAAAATCCAATCCTTCTCCAGCTTTTAATACTTTTCCTTCAATACCAGATAAAGACTCAACAAATTGATGAGGATCTTGCTTAATCACAGGAAATGTATTGTAGTGAATTGGCACAACAAGCTTTGCCTGCACCCATTCCGCTGCGATAGCCGCATCTTCAGGTCCCATTGTAAAGTTATCTCCAATTGGAAGAAACACTAAGTCGGGCTTATGACGACCAATTAATTTCAAATCAGAAAATAAAGCTGTATCTCCAGCATGATAAATCGTCTTACCTTCAATTGTTAAAAGCAAACCAGCCGGCATTCCTGTATAAATAATTTTTTCATTATTCTCTGTATAACTTGAACCGTGGAAAGCTTGTGTCAATTTCACCGTGCCAAAATCAAATGTATAGGCTCCGCCTATGCTCATTGGATGTACGTTTAAGCCTTGCCAGCTAAGATATGTAGCTAATTCTGCTACTGCCACAACAAGTGCACCGCTGCGCTTAGCAATTTCAACCGTGTCGCCTACATGGTCGTTATGGCCATGAGTCAGTAAAATCACATCTGCTTTTACATCTTCAGTATTTAAATCTGTTAATTCATTTCCAGTGATAAACGGGTCAATTAAAATTGTTTTTCCTTTTGTTTCAATTTTAACAATAGAATGTCCATGATAAGAAACGTGCATCATTTATTCTCTCCTTTTACACTAACCTTTTCTATATTCTACCCGTCTGTTTTGGTTACAAAACAAGTGAATACGCGGCTATCATATCACAAACAGCGCAAAAACATGCCTTATTATGCTTGCTCTAATAAAGTTGTTGCATCAGCGTAAGTTAGACCGTGCGCATCTGCCACAGCCGCATAAGCGACAAACCCGTTTAGTGTGTTGATACCTTGAAGAAGGGAAGGATTTTTTAAGCACGCTTTTTTATATCCCTGACTCGCTATTTGCAGAGCATAAGGCACCGTTACGTTGGTCAGTGCTAAGGTCGACGTGCGGGGAACAGCTCCTGGCATATTAGCAACAGCATAATGCAAGACCTCATGCTTCGAATAAGTTGGGTTATCGTGAGTGGTAATACGATCAGTTGTTTCAAAAATCCCGCCTTGATCAATGGCAATATCAACCACAACTGACCCTTTTGACATCGTTTGAACCATTTCCTCGGTGACAAGCTTTGGCGCTTTAGCTCCAGGTATGAGGACCGCTCCTATCACTAAATCTGACTCTTTTACAGATTGTGCGATATTGTAATGATTTGACATTAATGTCGTCACTTCTTTTCCAAATAAATCATCAAGCTGGCGAAGGCGATCAGCATTTAAATCAATTATTGTGACATCAGCCCCTAATCCAACCGCAATTTTAGCAGCGTTGGTTCCTGCTACTCCTCCTCCAATAATCGTTACTTTCCCTCTTTGCACGCCTGGAACTCCACTTAACAAAATCCCTTTGCCACCTTTGGTTTTCTCTAAAAATTGAGCTCCAATTTGAGAAGACATTCTTCCTGCAACTTCGCTCATCGGCGTTAACAGAGGCAAGCTTTTATTTGGAAGCTGTACGGTTTCATAAGCGATGCCCACTACCTTTTTATCAATCAATGCTTTCGTTAATGCTTCTTCAGCTGCCAAATGTAAATACGTAAACAAAATAAGTCCTTCACGAAAATATCCGTATTCTTCTGAAATCGGTTCTTTTACTTTCATAACCATTTCAGCATCCCATGCTTCTTTTGCAGTATTTACAATAGAAGCTCCTGCATTTGTGTAATCTTCATCATGAAATCCAGAGCCTTCTCCTGCCTGTGTTTCAATGTATACATCATGCCCACCGTTAACTAAAGCTGTGACACCAGCTGGAGTAATAGCCACGCGATTTTCATTGTTTTTTACTTCTTTCGGCACCCCAATTTTCACCTTTATCCCTCTTTTCTTATATCAGTGATTAACTGAAAAAAGAACGCCATACCAAATCCTTTAGAAAACCGGATTTACTATGACGTTACCTTTCGATAGAGCTCAGCATAATCCTGCTTTTCTTAGTCTATATACAGTATATGCATGTAGTTATTCATATAGTTCGTTATCACTCTGTGCTTCTGGATTTTCAACCACAGAAGCCATAGCATCGCCAATGACGCCGCTTGAATAAGAATCCATTAGCTGTCTTGATGTCTCTTTTTCTCCTTCAAAATCATATTCATATACATGCTGCGGGTGTTTTTTGTCTTTCATGTGTCACTTCTCCTTTTTCACTATATTTTCTTTATGAATGTGAACTTTACTTCATAATACCTTACATGATCTTTTCTATTTTCTTCTTAAATGCTCTAGTTATACCATTTATCTCACATCAAAAAACGCCCGCAGATTTTTCTGCGGACGTTTTGAGAACTTTTTTATATCGATGCTTTTTCGTGTAATTCATCTTTAGCTAGCTGAATTGCTTTTTTCACTTGTTCAAACCCTGTTCCTCCCGCGCTATTGCGACGATTAACAGCTGTTTTCGGACTTAATACATGATAGATGTCTTCCTCGAATAAATTTGACGCTTCCTTATATTGCTCGAGCGGCAAATCCATTAGGTAGATATTTTTCTGAATGCAAACGAGAACCAGTTTCCCAACCACTTCATGTGCTTCACGAAAAGGCATACCTTTTGAAGCAAGATAGTCAGCTAACTCCGTTGCATTTGAAAAATCTTGTTTCGTAGCTTTTTCCATAACATCTGTTTTTACTGTCATTGTTTCGATCATGCCAGCAAAAATTGTCAAACAGCCTTCAATCGTTGTAACCGTATCGAACATGCCTTCTTTATCTTCTTGTAAGTCTTTGTTGTATGTTAAAGGCGTGCCTTTTAACACAGTCAACAAGCTAAATAAATGACCATATACTCGTCCTGTTTTACCACGAATTAACTCCGCCATATCAGGATTTTTCTTTTGAGGCATAATACTGCTGCCTGTTGCGTACGTATCATCCATTTCAATAAATTGAAATTCTTGACTAGACCATAAAATTAACTCTTCACAAAAACGAGATAAATGCATCATTAAAATAGAACTGTTGCTTAAAAACTCTAAAATAAAGTCACGGTCGCTGACAGCATCCATACTGTTTTGATAAATCCCATTAAAGCCTAGAAGTTCCGCGCTGTAATGACGATCAATTGGGAATGTCGTACCAGCTAAAGCTCCTGCTCCTAAAGGAGATAAATCAATACGCTTTAGCGATTCCGCATAACGCTCAGCATCGCGCTTGAACATTGAAACATAAGCCATTAAATGATGAGCAAAAGAAACCGGCTGCGCGCGCTGTAAATGTGTGTAGCCTGGAAAAATGGTTTCGACATGCTGATCTGCTTTTGTAAGCAGTACATCTTCTAGATTTTCAATCAGCCCTACAATTTGCTGAACATGCTTTTTTAAATACAAGTGCATATCTGTGGCAACTTGATCATTACGGCTTCGACCCGTATGAAGCTTTCCTCCAACCGGCCCAATTTCATCAATCAATAACTTTTCTAAATTCAAATGAATATCTTCATATTGAGCAGAAAATGTTAATTCTTTCTTCTTAGCTTTTTCAAGCAGTGTTTGAAGACCTTTTTTAATTTGTGATGCTTCATCTCCAGAAAGAATGCTGCATTTTTCAAGCATTGTTACATGCGCTAAACTGCCTTCAATATCTTCTTCTACAAGATGCTGATCAAATGAGATTGACGCACCGAACTCGTCAATCCATTGTTCAGGGCGTTTCGTAAAACGCCCTCCCCAAAGTTTGGTCATACCGTTGTCACCTTCTTTTGATTTACCATGCTGCTCACTTGTGTTGGAAGACCCCATAATGAGATAAAGCCAACTGCTGCATTGTGATCAAATTCATCTTCTTTTGTATATGTTGCAAGTTTTTCATTGTATAAAGAATTAGGGGATTTACGTCCCTCTACGATAGCATGCCCTTTAAATAGTTTTACTCTCACTGTTCCGTTCACATATTGCTGCGTATCTTTTAAGAATGCAAGCAGTGAATTTGTTAATGGAGAGAACCATAAACCTTCATAAATAACTTCTGTTAATTTTTTCTCAATCACTGGTTTGAAGTGCGCTACTTCTTTCACTAATGTTAAATCTTCAAGCTCTTTATGTGCTTTAATTAATGTCATAGCAGCTGGACACTCATATACTTCACGTGATTTGATTCCCACAAGACGGTTTTCTACATGATCAATACGTCCGACTCCGTGCTTACCTGCAATTTCATTCAATTCTAGAATTAACTGAGCTAGCGTGTAAGATTGACCATTTAATGATACTGGAACACCTTCAACGAATTCAATTTCTACTACATCCGCTGTGTCAGGAGTGTTTTCAAGAGAAGCCGTTAGGTCATATGCTTCTTCAGGTGGAGCTGCCCAAGGATCTTCAAGAACGCCACACTCGTTACTTCTTCCCCATAAGTTTTGGTCAATTGAAAATGGACTGTCTAAGTTAATTGGAATTGGAATATTCTTTTCTTTTGCATACTCAATTTCTTCTTCACGAGACCATTTCCAGTCACGAACAGGAGCTAAAACTTCTAAGTGTGGATTTAATGCTTTAATTGATACTTCGAAACGCACTTGGTCATTTCCTTTTCCCGTACATCCATGTGCGACAGCTACTGCATTTTCTTGTTCTGCTACTTCTACAAGCTTTTTAGCGATTAGCGGTCTAGATAGTGCAGATACTAATGGATATTTTCCTTCATATAACGTGTGTGCTTGAAGTGCTGCTAATGCAAATGTATTGGCATATTCTTCTTTTGCATCAATCACATATGACGATACCGCTCCAACTGTTAATGCTTTTTCTTTAACGAATTTTAAATCTTTTCCTTCGCCTACGTCTAAACAGCAAGCTACCACATCGTACCCTTTTTCCTGTAACCATTTAATTGCAACTGATGTATCTAAACCTCCGGAATATGCTAAAACAACTTTTGGATTACTCATCATCTATTCCTCCTACAAATTTCATATATATTAATACAACCGTTTTAATTTTTATTCATTTAATCTACTATTACTTTAACAACTTTTTAATCTATTTTCAATAGTTATTCAAAAAAAAGTATATAAATTCACATTTATTTTAATTTAATAGGATAAAATCTCTTAAAATACTGTAAAAATAGACATGAGTGAATGTTCCTACCTTAAATACTGTGTATATTTATATGCATAAACCAAGTATAAATGATTTATTTTTTCACTTACAGTAGCTCTGGCTTTTGTCATTGTATAAAATGGAAGGGAAGAGGTGAAAAAATGGAGCGCTTTTTTACTTATGACAACAGACTCGGTATAAAAATTCCTGCTCTTGAAAGAGAATGGACATTCTATTCTGAAAAAGTTCAGCAGGATATCCTCCTAACGTGGGAATCCATTCGGGGGCAGATTCCAGACAAAATTCAATCTTTAGAAAAGAGTATTAATCAAAAACAAGCAGCATTAGAAGATGAGGCTAATTTTATCCGCTCCTGTGAATTAAATAGCGAGATAGGAGAACTTGCTTCTATTATTAATGATTTATGGCTTTGGTATCGAACGAATGAGGAAATATCAAAAAAAGTTCACGGATAGACAAAAAAACGAGTCTCATGAAAAATTAATGAGACTCGTTTTTCTTATCCAACAAATAGCGGTATTGGTAAAAGCGCTTCGCATAATCTGTCACTTGTTTGGCCATTCGATAATTCATCCCTCCGCCAACCATCATACTCACAATTGGCAAACGATTATAAACTTTTCGTTTCGCAGTAAATATAGCTAGCGTTTTCCCAATTTGCACAACGATTTTTTGCAGCCATGTCTTATCTACAATTTGATCAACACCTTCATAAAAATACGGGTCAAATTCTTGGCTTAACTCGCTCTTTAATTGATGCCACCCCTCAGCCTGAAGGTGTCTAGGTAACGTTGCTGCATGAAAAACTTTTAGCGTTAGCATAAGCTCTGAAGGAGTCTGAATATGATAACCGTAGCTCATTGCTGCCTGTTGCACTGCTTGAATATTCATGCATAAAACAGCGGGTATATCAATACCGACTAGCAGCGATTGTCCGGTTCCTGAAAGTGCTCCTTGACTTAGCGCATACAACCGAAGCTTGGCCATTTGCTGTTCGCATATATAAGAAAGCTGATCTACTTGAAGGGAATTCACTTCTGACAAATCTGTGATATCTTCTTTGAATACACGGGCTGTTTCAATAATTCGTTTTGTCGCTTGATTTTGCATTTCCGTACCTTGAATTAATGCAGTCAACTGAAAAAGTCCCTCATCAATTTTATGTAAATAGGTCTCACGAACAGAAGAAGGAATTAAGTTAATCCCTTTTTCTAACCATTCTTCGTATAATAACTCCATCTCAGTTGCTTCTACGCTCTGTAAGCTCTCTTCCCATTTGTAGATTTCTTCTAAAAGCTGTTCTTCGCGATTCGTTAGTATCATCATGTCACCCTTTCAAGAAATAAGTAATTTTATTTTTATTATAACAAATAATGCACCCGTTACATTTTCCTTCCTATATTATTTCTTTCTTCTATATGTTGTAAACCTTCTTTCAACCGTCAGCTGTTTACGCTATATAAAAAAGCTGATTTCCTAAGAAGGAAATCAGCTTTTAGTTAGTTTGCCTGACAATTTATGAGAATTCATTCATTGAAGAGGCACTTTATGAACTTAAATATTCGCTAAACGAGTAACGTCACGTGCAATCATAACTTCTTCGTCTGTAGGAATAACCAT is a window of Priestia aryabhattai DNA encoding:
- a CDS encoding DRTGG domain-containing protein, with the protein product MATKHEQILQYIDSLPIGEKISVRQIAKELNVSEGTAYRAIKDAENKGYVSTIERVGTIRIERKKKENIEKLTFAEVVNIVDGQVLGGREGLHKTLNKFVIGAMKLEAMMRYTEAGNLLIVGNRVNAHELALEAGAAVLITGGFDTEEWVKKLADDLKLPIISTSYDTFTVATMINRAIYDQLIKKEIVLVEDILTPVSEAVSLQLTDTIEKWHECNDKTHHSRFPVVDQHMKVHGMVTSKDVIGYDLSTSIEKVMTKNPMTVHGKTSVASSAHMMVWEGIEVLPVVDDYHRLEGIISRQDVLKALQMIQRQPQVGETIDDIVTNQFMDVQETKEAPVYRCEVTPQMTNYMGTISYGVFTTIVTEAANRVLRLYKKGDLVIENITVYFIKPVQIESVIEIRPKLLELGRKFAKLDVEVYNAGVVVGKAMMMAQLLERV
- the ald gene encoding alanine dehydrogenase, with amino-acid sequence MKIGVPKEVKNNENRVAITPAGVTALVNGGHDVYIETQAGEGSGFHDEDYTNAGASIVNTAKEAWDAEMVMKVKEPISEEYGYFREGLILFTYLHLAAEEALTKALIDKKVVGIAYETVQLPNKSLPLLTPMSEVAGRMSSQIGAQFLEKTKGGKGILLSGVPGVQRGKVTIIGGGVAGTNAAKIAVGLGADVTIIDLNADRLRQLDDLFGKEVTTLMSNHYNIAQSVKESDLVIGAVLIPGAKAPKLVTEEMVQTMSKGSVVVDIAIDQGGIFETTDRITTHDNPTYSKHEVLHYAVANMPGAVPRTSTLALTNVTVPYALQIASQGYKKACLKNPSLLQGINTLNGFVAYAAVADAHGLTYADATTLLEQA
- a CDS encoding metal-dependent hydrolase — encoded protein: MHVSYHGHSIVKIETKGKTILIDPFITGNELTDLNTEDVKADVILLTHGHNDHVGDTVEIAKRSGALVVAVAELATYLSWQGLNVHPMSIGGAYTFDFGTVKLTQAFHGSSYTENNEKIIYTGMPAGLLLTIEGKTIYHAGDTALFSDLKLIGRHKPDLVFLPIGDNFTMGPEDAAIAAEWVQAKLVVPIHYNTFPVIKQDPHQFVESLSGIEGKVLKAGEGLDF
- the ytrI gene encoding sporulation membrane protein YtrI, whose translation is MRVPSERMFKRSDWQRFFAGIVIGAIVSWGVFLTIYGVSRDRELEEVRIANDKLEKANLQISAWQEDVKALNKEMKQHLIIQNVKVKLVNGNRYKVNSVVEYNIQKSVDEEAQHLIAQDIESAYRSRDILKKAIENKKYEFDKTVYEVEVHQIYFYTTLSIEVRIKKMEKVL
- a CDS encoding YtrH family sporulation protein, which encodes MTKEPFMSLFIWSYFTSLGIILGGSLIGAFAGFLIGKSPLYVMHTLSNSLKIWAIVGAIGGTFDTFYSFERGLFEGATKDVFKQILLILSAMGGAQTGALIIKWLTQEHFV
- a CDS encoding YtpI family protein, with the protein product MPFFMILIVVSFVFYMYLKVKYVRSKRPMERKWISAKSSICLGSFVLFFGINQWFIYETNLSLIIGILFVLFGSGSILAGVKSYKHYQPYAIKEADQM
- the argH gene encoding argininosuccinate lyase; amino-acid sequence: MTKLWGGRFTKRPEQWIDEFGASISFDQHLVEEDIEGSLAHVTMLEKCSILSGDEASQIKKGLQTLLEKAKKKELTFSAQYEDIHLNLEKLLIDEIGPVGGKLHTGRSRNDQVATDMHLYLKKHVQQIVGLIENLEDVLLTKADQHVETIFPGYTHLQRAQPVSFAHHLMAYVSMFKRDAERYAESLKRIDLSPLGAGALAGTTFPIDRHYSAELLGFNGIYQNSMDAVSDRDFILEFLSNSSILMMHLSRFCEELILWSSQEFQFIEMDDTYATGSSIMPQKKNPDMAELIRGKTGRVYGHLFSLLTVLKGTPLTYNKDLQEDKEGMFDTVTTIEGCLTIFAGMIETMTVKTDVMEKATKQDFSNATELADYLASKGMPFREAHEVVGKLVLVCIQKNIYLMDLPLEQYKEASNLFEEDIYHVLSPKTAVNRRNSAGGTGFEQVKKAIQLAKDELHEKASI
- a CDS encoding DHH family phosphoesterase: MKAQILEAIKQFDTIIIHRHIRPDPDAYGSQCGLAELLKTSFPEKKVYVTGEEAESLKFLYRMDDIVDATYEDALVIVCDTANEARVSDQRYVNGKMVIKIDHHPNQTPYGDLLWVETSASSTSEMIYEFYLEGKEKGLSLNDEGAKLIFSGIVGDTGRFLFPNTKPKTFCYASELIQYGFNFKDVYDQLYKTKENVAHLHGYVLQNFTMSPAGVAHMKIPNEILRKYDVTPADASQLVGSLGQIDGVKTWVFFVEEENQIRVRLRSKELVINTIARKYNGGGHPLASGASIYSWEEVEPLLLDLEELCSQK
- a CDS encoding EcsC family protein — translated: MILTNREEQLLEEIYKWEESLQSVEATEMELLYEEWLEKGINLIPSSVRETYLHKIDEGLFQLTALIQGTEMQNQATKRIIETARVFKEDITDLSEVNSLQVDQLSYICEQQMAKLRLYALSQGALSGTGQSLLVGIDIPAVLCMNIQAVQQAAMSYGYHIQTPSELMLTLKVFHAATLPRHLQAEGWHQLKSELSQEFDPYFYEGVDQIVDKTWLQKIVVQIGKTLAIFTAKRKVYNRLPIVSMMVGGGMNYRMAKQVTDYAKRFYQYRYLLDKKNESH
- a CDS encoding argininosuccinate synthase; this encodes MSNPKVVLAYSGGLDTSVAIKWLQEKGYDVVACCLDVGEGKDLKFVKEKALTVGAVSSYVIDAKEEYANTFALAALQAHTLYEGKYPLVSALSRPLIAKKLVEVAEQENAVAVAHGCTGKGNDQVRFEVSIKALNPHLEVLAPVRDWKWSREEEIEYAKEKNIPIPINLDSPFSIDQNLWGRSNECGVLEDPWAAPPEEAYDLTASLENTPDTADVVEIEFVEGVPVSLNGQSYTLAQLILELNEIAGKHGVGRIDHVENRLVGIKSREVYECPAAMTLIKAHKELEDLTLVKEVAHFKPVIEKKLTEVIYEGLWFSPLTNSLLAFLKDTQQYVNGTVRVKLFKGHAIVEGRKSPNSLYNEKLATYTKEDEFDHNAAVGFISLWGLPTQVSSMVNQKKVTTV